GGCAGCCAGGTatagaagaaaaatgagagCTACACCACTATGTACAATATCAGATATTTGTAAAAGAGCTTATGTAAAATGAAGTGCAGAGTTTAGTGCAAATGCAGTTATTatacaataaatacacattttttctgttcaaTTTAAATGTGTATCTCCACAACCAAACATGCCAGCAGAAAGGACAAAATACTGACTATGTGAGAGAGAAAATGCTAAGTTAGCAACATGCAGTTGTGGAATATAAATGCATGGAGAGTAAAACAGGAGAGTATCTTGTCCTTACTGGtttttcattatgtttttcctccacagctatgacatggtgcattatggTCACTCCAACCAGCTGCGGCAGGCCAAGGCGATGGGAGATTACCTTATTGTTGGAGTACACACAGACAGTAAGGCTCAAAACCCTGACCCATATTCTGCTTCCCACTCATACAGTGCCGTGAAAAAATAGTTGCCCTCGTCttgaattcttatttttttgaatatttcccCCACTTAAATGTTTATGATCATCAAACAAGTTctaatattagacaaagataaccaaaataaacccaaaatgtagttttaaaatgatgatttacTGTTTTAAGGGAAAATAGCTATCCAAACCTACCTAGTCCCATgcaaaaaagtaattgccccccttgttaaatcatgaaGTAACCATGACTAGTCACATGTTTTGGAAAGCGAGTTTCAATTTCACTGACCACACCCAAGCCTGATTACTTCCAGACCTGTTCAAtcaagaaatcacttaaatagaacctgtctgacaaaatgaagtcagccaaaagatctcaaaaagctgcaaaaaaaaggctgcaatccaaagaaattcaagaacacATGAGGAATAAAGTAACCGACGtctatcagtctggaaagggttacaaagccatttctaCAGCTTTAGGGCTCCAGTGAACCATGGTGAAAGCCAtcatccacaaatggagaaaacatggaccAGTGATGAACCTTCTCAGGAGTGACCGGCCGaccaaaattaccccaagagCACAGCGACGACTCATCCAAGAGGTCCCAAAGGAATCCAGGACAACATCTAAAGAACTGCAGGCCTCCCTTGTCTCAGTTAAGGTCAGTATTTATGACTCATCAATAAGGAAGAGACTGGGCAAAAATGGTATCCATGGCAAAGTTCCAAGTTgaaaaccactgctgaccaaaGAGAACATAAAGGCTTTTCTTACctttgcaaacaaacatctgaatgatccccaagacttttggaaGAATAttctatggactgatgagacggAAGTTGAACTTTTTTGGAAGGTGTGTGTCTTCttacatctggtgtaaaagTAACCATCatattagaaaaagaaaatcatgcCAACAGTCAAacgtggtggtagtgtgatggtctggggctgctttgctgcttcaggacctggacgacttgctatgattgatggaaccatgaattctgctctttatcagaaaatcctgaaggagaaTGTTCGGCCATCAGTTCGTGACCTCAAGCTGAAACGTACTGGGGTTCTGCAACAGGACAACGATCCAAAACACCAGCAAGCCAACTTCTGAATGgcttaaaaaaactaaatgaagggTTTGGAGTGGCctagtcaaagtccagacttcaATCCAATTGAAATGCTGTGGAATGACCTTAAAAAGGCCGTTCATGCTCGAAAACCCTCCAGTGTTactgaattaaaacaatgcTGCAAAGAAGAGTGGGCCAAAGTATCTCCACAGACatgtgaaagactcattggCAGTTATAGAAAACGCTCGATTTCCGTTGTTGCTGCTGAAGGTGGCCCAACCAGTTGttaggtttagggggcaattacttttgcACACACGGCCTGGTAGCTttgaataatttcttttttccttaATGAATGGAAtcctcatttaaaaactgcattttgtgtttacttgggttatctttgtctgatatttacatttgtttgaaaatcttaaacattaaaatggggaaaatatgaaagaaaaaaaatttgagaagGAAGCAAATACTTTCAAGGCACTGTGCATCTGCAATATAAATTCCTCTTGGCCACTTGCTCTGACCTATCTACACTCTATCTCGCCTGTTTTGTACATGACTTTATAATCCCAGTTCTGATGTTACTCTTCCCCATGGATGTTCCTACCTTCGCCTGCTGAATGCAGGAAAATAATTTGTTAAATCCCTTAAGGCTCCAGCTGTGTTCAGTGTACACCTAGGAAGGGTCGCTGTAGCAGTGGCGGAGTGACTCACCCTCCTGTAGCGCATTGGAACACTTTGGCATTGGGATAACCCAGGACATTTTCACAGTCAGGGTCAGCAAAGATATATCAGCAACTTTTCCATGTGTTTAAGTGATAATAAGATGTCTCAATAACAAAGGTGATTCTGCATTCAGTCACTACAAAGAGGCTTATCAGAATGTCACGCAAAAGGAGGGTTTATGTTCTcttaatcaattttttttccaaggtGAGATTGCAAAGCACAAGGGTCCACCAGTCTTCACTCAGGAAGAAAGATACAAGATGGTGCGGGCCATAAAATGGGTGGATGAGGTCGTGGAAGGTGCTCCGTACGTCACCACCCTCGAGACCCTTGACAAGTACAACTGTGACTTCTGTGTGCATGGAGGTACAATGCATTATCACCATGGATTAGCAGTCATAAACAATCCTTGTTGCTAGATCACAGATTTGACAGAAGAAACATGTATACTGTCGTTTTAGATGATATAACACTAACTGTGGATGGGAAAGATACGTATGAAGAAGTGAAGAAGTCAGGACGGTACAGGTGAGCTGTCTTTTTCAAATCTGCAGATAATGATACATTCAGGGTGGGatgtcatgtgtgtgtttatatgttacAGAGTGCATTGTGTTGTTATAGGGAGTGTAAGAGAACCCAGGGAGTTTCAACCACAGACCTGGTTGGCAGGATGCTGCTGATGACCAAAGCACACCATAGCAACATTGTAAGTATCTCCTAATTCTCCTCAGTATGCCCTTGCTTCAAACTACAAACCTTATTTTCTCCCGTCTTCTTTTCAGGACAGTTCAGACTATCAGCAGCACACAGACAACTTTGGAAAGGTAAGTACCTAATCTGTTTAAAGCTTGATTTGATGCTTTGCTCATCAATGAGTGAATATCAAATTCTCAGATCACTGTCAAACTTCTCAACAGTGTCCATTTGAAACAATATTCTTGGctcttttatttcctcctccCTCACTATTTAGTCAGTCAATTAGAAAAGTTGCTGCTTTGGCCAGACATCAGCCATCATTAAATTAAGTCCTTTACTGTGGACCTACTTTGTAATCAAGTAGTAGGCCCTGCCAGTAAACACTGAATGCCACTTCTGTTCCTGGACAGGGAGAGTGACTCAGAGCCAACAAGCGGTGGTTCTAAATAGCTTAAAAGCAGTAGAGGGTCTCTtcacatttcaacatttaagACTGGAAGAGTAATGATGTGAATTTGGCATGGGATGAATAAAGGCATTCTGGATTTGTATGCCAGCTTTGAATTAGGTGACATTACTACTCACGCCACTGGGTGGCAACAATGCAGCACGAAGATCCCCTCTGCTCTTACATACTGCCAAGCCCCCCAAAAAATCGCCACCTagatttccatccatccatccattatctatacaccgcttaatcctcactagggtcgcggggggggctggagcctatcccagctgacttgggcgaaggcaggggacaccctagacaggtcgccagtctgtcgcagggctatatacagagacaaacaatcactctcacattcacacctacgggcaatttagaatgatcaatgaacctcagcatatttttggactgtgggaggaagccggagtacccggagaaaacccacgcatgcacagggagaacatgcaaactccatgcagaaagatcccgggaaagccgggacgcgaaccagggatcttctcgctgcaaggtgaaagtgctaaccactacaccactgtgcagccctgccaCCTagatttaactaaacaaatagaTAAGAACCTACCATTGAGTAATTACTGAagtgatgaatacatttcagcaggcaacaacttatttaaccctagctgatgcagtgaggagcttcttcagttcttaaacaaccatgttggaagacatatcctgtgttCGTGAAAAGAATGTTAATCTGTCACAGtagggtcaaattattgacttgcatcaagcaaagaaaacaactaaggagtttagcgaaactactaaaatcatgttaagaactgtccaacgcattattaaaacctggaaggatagtggtgaaccatcatcttcgaagaacaaatgtggtcggtcatgtggtctgatgagtccagatttcccctgttccaaagtgatggacgcatcagggtaagaagagaggcagatgaagtgatgccctcatcatgacTAGTGCCTATAAGTCtgtaggggttagggttatatctagggttggtcaggttcagcaacgttgtGTTCCCAAAGAAGAagtcagctgactacctaaatatactgaatgaccaggtctttccatcaatggagtttttcttccctgatggcatggacatgttccaagatgacaatgccaggattcatgggacttacattgtgaatgagtggttcagggagaaTAAGACataattttcacacatggattggcctccacagagtccagacctcagccccacggAGAAtcttgggatgttctggagaagactttgtgcaacggtccaactctcccatcatcaatataaaatcttggtgaaaaattaattcagctctggacagaaataaatgctgtgtcattacagaagcttattgaaacgatgccacagcgaatgagtgccatactcaaagctaaaggcagtccaagaAAATatgtgtgcaacttttttttgggccaggcagtgtatatagGGATGATATACTAGCATGTGTTTTGTTGTTAGTccattgttgtatttattttgtctgttttctttgcGGGGGGCACATGGTCAGAAGGGCCACAGTCCCTGGACAGGGGTGTCTCAGTTCTTGCAGACTTCACAGAAGATTATCCAATTTGCCTCAGGCCAGGAGCCTCAACCTGGAGACACTATCATCTATGTGGCAGGAGCCTTTGACCTCTTCCGTATCCTTTTACGACCCCTCAAAAAACTGATAGATcaaatttttaatcaaaaaacacacaccgTTTTTGTGCGTTGtatctgatatttttttatAGCAGCAGTGTATGTGTTAAAATGGTGTGTATTGTTACATCATCCTTGACTGGTCTCCTGTCAGACATTGGTCATGTGGACTTCTTGGAAGCAGTGCATAAGCTTGCAGAAAAGCCATACATTATAGTGGGGTTGCACTTTGATCAGGTGAGTCTTTTagagcttttattttcttctgtttgctcACTCGCTGAGTCGAGTGTTGACATTTCCTACACATCTGTTCACATCTTTCAGGAGGTGAATCGTTACAAAGGGAAAAACTACCCCATCATGAATGTCCACGAGAGAACCCTCAGCGTCCTGGCTTGTCGAGTGTGTTCTTCTTTTTAAGCTTCAATATAATGCACTCCACGCATATTGTGTATACCTACAGGCCCggggttgatttttatgtgcttttttttaacagtatgtGTCAGAGGTGGTGATTGGTGCACCATTTGCAGTCACTAAAGATTTACTGGACCATTTCAAGGCAAGAATACAATTACCTCTTACCACTACAGAGGCaacaatcaaaaatgaataaaatgacataCATGTGACTCTGTGTCTGCAGGTGGATCTTGTTTGCCATGGAAAGACAGAAATCTACCCTGACAAGGATGGATCTGACCCTTATGCCGTAAGACTCCAATCACTGCCACATTACACTGCTTCTATTAGTCTGCAGtggtgatttgtttttctttccacccAGGAACCCAGAAGGAAAGGAATTCTGCGTACTGTTGACAGCGGGAACAGCCTCACTACAGATGCCATTGTGCAACGGATAATCAAAAACCGGTAAAAAAAATTAGCCAATTCTCGAACCTCTTGCAATCAGTGTgtttaaagtaataaaaaaaaaagaaaccattgAAGTAGTACAAGTGTAgaagtaatatttttttcacaccCAGGAACACAGGGTCAATTGCCAATTGATTTTTGAGCTTACTTTATATTCTTAACGTCTTCCTTTGTTCAATTCAGGTTGCTGTTTGAAGCAAGGAACCAGAAGAAAGAGGCCAAAGAGATCGCTGTGATTCAGGCCATGAAGCGACAAGAAgaggaaaagacaaaagcaagagTCCAAGCTGTGCTGTAGGCAACTAAGTGTAGACAGCGCTAACAAGTTCAAATAATATGAAGTCATGTACAGTAGAGTCAACCCTTTTCTAAGTGTTATGACATCCTCCACACATGATCCTGGCTAATAACAGTAGTCTTTACAGCAGCCCAAGGTGGCATACTGTGCTGTGGGATCATCAGGTATATTATTATGTGTGTGTAGGGGAGGTGTTTTAATATAATCTGCATATGCAACTACATGTTCGTGTCAGTCACCAATCACACATACAGATGTATGTGTCAGATATATAAACGGTTGGAAAAAGGAAGATGTCACTATATCTTCAAATGTCTATTTTATGTCAGGATATTTTTAATTCCTcaagtaaattttttttgccttcaaaaaattgtaaaatttttATCATGGGCTTTGGGCATATGAAGTAAAGGGGCTTGAGATGTTGGTCAGACATTTAATTATATAACATGGAAGTGATTTGATTTATCGTTTCCGTGGGGCCGTTGCTGCTTTTTGCAGTGCCCCACAACTAATCTATCtttgtatatactgtatgtatgtattataAAGTGATTGCAGGCTGTCTGGAGGATATGGAAACCACTAGAGAGGCAGGGGGACATTTTCCTGCTTCTCTCTTCTAACTTGAGCTCGAGAAGTGACAACTTGTTGACTGAATCTTACAGGACCTCATGTAAATACCAGATCCTCCACCGGACTGCACTGACTAATCAGAAATCATTAAAACTGTTCTGTGTTAACAATAGAGCtgttttttaactcaaaaatgcACATCGTCGAGACCTGAAGGTCTGGCCCTTTGAGTGCAatagatttctttttgtttttttcttttttcaaaccAACACTCCTTAGATTTATCctaatataaagaaaaatactattttaacCCTTAGCTTTCATAGTGTAAGTAGAGAACTATGACAGATGCTCATTGTTGTTGACTTGACTATGAAGTAGACCTCTTACTGTAACTTGAGTCTCTATATCAAATGGgattaaataatatattttttgtagatGTATATTTTACTCACCTGCTCTCCATTAACTACTGTATAGATGATTTCATATTGTTTCAAAAGCATAATAATATGTCTGTATGTCAAGTTGGAATGTATTCAGTGTAGGCTATAATCCGTATGTTATTGACAACTCCCAGTTGACATATACTGTAGAAACTGACTGGACTACAGTAAATTATTGCTGATGATAAAAACAATTTATTCTGAAAAgccttttgtcttgttttcaattaaacagaaaaaagaaagattttcaatttatttctgCAACAATTGAGATGTATCAGCTGTATATTAGCCACATAGTAAAAGGGTAAGGTCGCCATTTGGACACAAAAATGAGCCTTTAATCAGAAAGGATGAACTGATCTGAATTTTTCAGCATAATTAATCACATAAAGTCTGTTAAATGTCagattatatttatattagaTTATGATAGTGATTGATTAGCACCTGTCAAAGTTTGATAAgctttcacataaaaaaaaaaagattgtggAAGAAAGACCAATGAATTGTGACCTAATGTGAAAATCTAGACATCAATTCACACCCAGCAGATAAGCATTAATCCAATATGAAATTCacattatttaatatatttttgcaaTGATAATGATTCCACTGAATGTATCTTCTTTGTTTTCAAATATCTACACACATCAATACACTTGTTAAAacaaagacttttattttgaacgAAATGCATTTGTCCATTCCTATGTGTCCCTGAATGCAtctttaattctgaaaaaacacCTGCACACCTGCCTCTAATTAAGCAAATTAGCTCAAAAACACTTCACCTGACTTGTTTGCAGTTTCTTCTGGGAATCAACCGACACATGGGCGTGAAGAGCCACAAGAGAGGGATGTTTTGTTGTCCAAATATACTGACATCCCCTCTGCAGGTAGTACAGTCATTGatttgtttaattcattttgattaatcctaaaaaatgaagcaataccaaaaagtaaaaatctaaaaatcaaaaaatctgtGCAGGATTTTTGAACTACTGGGTGTAAcgcaaccaaaatgtgacaatggTACATATGAGGTTTTGGAATTTTTGGACACAGTTTTAGTATTAAGTCCCTTTTGATTCCTGGAATAGTACAACTTTTGGGATtgtttataaataatttttagacATGATCTGAACGTTTGTTGTTTGGCACTCAAAAAGTCTTCTTCAACGCATCTTAGTTTACAAACTCAAACAGTATTTACATTGCAGGAAAAATTAGCTCTGGATCTaagttaaacaaaaatatagacAAAGCGTGCAACTGACATGCCTGACAATCAGTCCTGGTCCTGTTTCTGAAAACTTTACCAATTTTGTCAAATTCTTCAGATTTGAACAACATTATGCAAGTCAGCATCAACGGCCTCATTAGCTGTGTCGCAGATGTGTGGCTTGTTATTTCTGGTCTATGACCCAACACTTGATCTGCTAATTATGATTTCCAATATAATGCATACTTGGTGGTTTCATGATGTCTATTCTGTTGTAGAGATACTTACTCGcctatgtttaaaaaataattaatagaatgcatttctgtttgttcagtTCATAGAATGCATTTCTATTTGTTCAGATTCTTAACGGTTCATACTTTACTATAGTCCCTTAGCACCCaagttaaaagtaaaaactgaatttgtttCCTCAGATCTGCATGGGAACCTGCCTTCCCCACGAGATCACAGAGGAGaataaaaaagccaaaattcaGAACTCTAAAATAGAACAGGACCTTAGTGAACACGCCAGGGCTGAGAAGAATGTGGTCAAAATACTCATGCTTGGtaagtttattttgtttcacaCCAGCATTGGCATTTCTAGCTGAAATAattggttttctttgtgttttcaggaaCTGCGGAGAGTGGAAAGAGTACAATAGTCAAACAGATAAAGATAATTCACAGTGATGGCTTCTCCATACAGGAGCTCATGAGTTTCAAGGTAATGGACACTGACTACCAACTTTATCTCATCTTAATAATGAAATCTTTCTGGAAGCACATTggataaaatgtttttctcagCCAGCAGTACTCGATAACCTCTTGACATCTATGAAGATTGTTCTACAAGGAATGGGAATGTTGAGGATTAACCTCGCAAACATGAAGAATAAGGTCAGATGCTGTCACTTGTATTGCAACCCCTCTTTATTACACTAGATGTCAGTCTTTATCTGAATATGGCACAGAATCCGCACAGATGACTTACATAATTACTTAATCGAACAAGGGAAGTATCCACTGTGATCCCATCTTAGTCTTGTTTGTTGATAACACAGATCAATGCAATATGAGCAGGTTGTGGCACAATTTCAAATCTTTCTTGTCCTCAGAATTCAGATAACATATCCAGATGCAGACATTGAAGTGCCAATTGAGTGCAAATATGAGTGCTGAACATTACAAAATGATCCATTTATACCCTCAGGTGCAGGGTCAGTGCATTACAGATAGATTTTGGCGACAAACCATTGCATTCAAtctctttaaaacaaacaaaaaaaaccaaaactgaaatccatgttttatattttgtcccTACAGATGCATGCCCAGTCCATCCTCTCCTGCAGCCAGTGTCTGGGCGACGACCAGGACCTGCTTCCCTTTGTGGCTCATGCATTCTGTTCTCTCTGGGCCGACCAAGGGGTTCGAGCAGCCGCAGCCAGAGGCTACGAGTTTGAGCTGAATGACTCTGCGCTCTAGTGAGTAGATGGGCCTCAAGTGATTTGCGTTGCACACCACCCCCAATTACGACTGATGGTGGAAATGTCAAGGGAAATTGCCCAGTAAGAAGGCTGTCATCACATCTTGTCAATGCAGAGCACCAGTAAAGGGACTGCTGAGAATAACTCGTCCTCAGGAAATGATTTCCCTGACATTTGTGAAAGGGGAGGCTTAATTGGGAGCACGTTAAAAACAGCACTGTTTGCAGATATCCAGGAAGGTGGGAATTAGGGTGGAGCagataaaacaaacataaagagTCAGTTATTTAGTTTAATGAGCAGCCAAATAACATACATGTGATGCCATAGACTGAGGAGACATGAAGTTGAGGTTATGTTGAATCAGTAGCAATATAATTGAACTGTATTTTCTAAGCGACACACGTGATTGCAAATTATGAAGCAGACATTTTTAGAATGCAGCTAGTGTGTTTTCATCACATCCACAAGTGggaatttcttttatttatgtggacAGAACTTGGTTTTTCAAATCTCTGTCCTTTAGAAATGCAGTTGTGCCCTTTTAAATGGTTCattaccaaaaaaaagtaaCCTGTACAGTGTCATGAAATCGTGCCTCACTGCTCTGGCGCATAATCTGAGAGTGTTGCATCATTAGCTCAAGTGGGCCTCGTTACACACATTTcaataaatgtcattattatttAGCACTGCAAGTTTAATGCAAATGCAATCATGAAAAATCACCCCGACACATGTTACACTTCTTGACGCAGGCTTGGGTGATAGATTAACTGCTAAAATATTCTTGTGGACAGCTTGCTAAATTTAGTTCacatcatgctttttttttttttttttttttaaaaagaaaaaaatgctagaAAATGGTGGTGTTGTGCTTGAGAACATGAAGCTGACATGTTTATTTGCGTCATATGGATGGACTGGAGTACATGTCTTGAAGTACCTTAATTATGTGTCTATCCAAATAACACACATGAGGGGGGTACAACTATTAAAACCCCTTCAGACAAAATTCATTTCAGTTTATGATCACGGTGATGAAACGTTTAATAGCTTTCATGATGGtgtcaaccaaaaaaaaaaaaaagtcaacattcTGGGCATTATACATGCAGACCTTATTAAAGCAGACCAGTTTCATTGGATTGCAGTGGatttcactcacacacaagGGAAACTATGGCAGTCATATCAACATTTGCACCAGCTGCTAGTGTTTACAATGTTCATCAGTAAGAGGATTCTGGGAAATgtatgattaaaaatgaacatgTTCGCTTTGAAACAGATATTGAAAACTAACACTTAATATTTATCAAGAAAATCCTCTCAGTAAAGCAAAAATCAAGCGGCAACTAAATGATTGTCATGCCTCTCTAAAGCTATTTGTTGCTCATATTAAGATGCCTTTTGGTTTTATGAGTCATTCAATGCTTAAATGTCTGAATTACTTTGGAACAACAGTGGTGAGGTTTGCATATAGACTTTAAAGTGAACGTGTGAGTatcttttaaaatcttttgAAGTTGAATAAATGGAGTGAATAGAATTTCTTATCTCCGAGGCAACAGAGACGAGGTCTGTCGAGATAAAAATGTACTCCAGGTAGCCAGATTGAGAAAGATGGAGTTGTGACAGCTTCATTATTGGAACTCAATAAAGTTGGAGGCAGGAGGATGATCTGAAGCTTGGCCAGCTCTTTTTCAGCGTGCTCGCTCTGCAGGACCTCACATTGATTTTTCCCTCCAGAAATGTTGGATTAGACTGTGTCGTGACGTTCGTAACTTCCCCATGGCCTGGAGACATCTGGATGTGTAAAATTACTTCTCTGACATTAGCGTTGCCATGACCTGAAGTGTTAATGTTGCAAAAGGGACGTTTGCAGTTACAGGAACTTAACTATCAAGTTTGTGTATTAAATGTGTGCTTTAAAAATCCACTCTAATTAAAACACTAGCTTCTAATAAAGACGATAAGTAAAACTAATTCACTTATTTTGAGAGgtgtcacattttgaaatggaaatcaGTAGCGGAAGATTGTGTGGAAATGCTATGTGTTTTAACATGAATATTAAAGTATGGTTGAGCAGAAAAAAGTATAAAGTAGTTTCAGAGCAATTAAAGGGTAGCAGATATTAATTTATGCACActgcttagatttggttgtgtAAATTCTTCACGGATATACAAAAGATCCATAGAACTGGTTTTGCAAGATATGCTTTAGACATTTCTATAGCTAGTATGAATTTACCCTTAGATTAATCTAATGCAACCTAGAcagtttcacaaaaacacaatgactaTTCTCAGTTGAAaaacattc
This portion of the Amphiprion ocellaris isolate individual 3 ecotype Okinawa chromosome 19, ASM2253959v1, whole genome shotgun sequence genome encodes:
- the LOC111579430 gene encoding ethanolamine-phosphate cytidylyltransferase-like isoform X3, with protein sequence MIKNGHHHHQVSTAAGKDAGSTPGAAACSPEKRRRRIRVWCDGCYDMVHYGHSNQLRQAKAMGDYLIVGVHTDSEIAKHKGPPVFTQEERYKMVRAIKWVDEVVEGAPYVTTLETLDKYNCDFCVHGDDITLTVDGKDTYEEVKKSGRYRECKRTQGVSTTDLVGRMLLMTKAHHSNIDSSDYQQHTDNFGKKGHSPWTGVSQFLQTSQKIIQFASGQEPQPGDTIIYVAGAFDLFHIGHVDFLEAVHKLAEKPYIIVGLHFDQEVNRYKGKNYPIMNVHERTLSVLACRYVSEVVIGAPFAVTKDLLDHFKVDLVCHGKTEIYPDKDGSDPYAEPRRKGILRTVDSGNSLTTDAIVQRIIKNRLLFEARNQKKEAKEIAVIQAMKRQEEEKTKARVQAVL
- the LOC111579430 gene encoding ethanolamine-phosphate cytidylyltransferase-like isoform X1, yielding MIKNGHHHHQVSTAAGKDAGSTPGAAACSPEKRRRRIRVWCDGCYDMVHYGHSNQLRQAKAMGDYLIVGVHTDSEIAKHKGPPVFTQEERYKMVRAIKWVDEVVEGAPYVTTLETLDKYNCDFCVHGDDITLTVDGKDTYEEVKKSGRYRECKRTQGVSTTDLVGRMLLMTKAHHSNIDSSDYQQHTDNFGKRGAHGQKGHSPWTGVSQFLQTSQKIIQFASGQEPQPGDTIIYVAGAFDLFHIGHVDFLEAVHKLAEKPYIIVGLHFDQEVNRYKGKNYPIMNVHERTLSVLACRYVSEVVIGAPFAVTKDLLDHFKVDLVCHGKTEIYPDKDGSDPYAEPRRKGILRTVDSGNSLTTDAIVQRIIKNRLLFEARNQKKEAKEIAVIQAMKRQEEEKTKARVQAVL
- the LOC111579430 gene encoding ethanolamine-phosphate cytidylyltransferase-like isoform X2, translating into MIKNGHHHHQVSTAAGKDAGSTPGAAACSPEKRRRRIRVWCDGCYDMVHYGHSNQLRQAKAMGDYLIVGVHTDSEIAKHKGPPVFTQEERYKMVRAIKWVDEVVEGAPYVTTLETLDKYNCDFCVHGDDITLTVDGKDTYEEVKKSGRYRECKRTQGVSTTDLVGRMLLMTKAHHSNIDSSDYQQHTDNFGKGAHGQKGHSPWTGVSQFLQTSQKIIQFASGQEPQPGDTIIYVAGAFDLFHIGHVDFLEAVHKLAEKPYIIVGLHFDQEVNRYKGKNYPIMNVHERTLSVLACRYVSEVVIGAPFAVTKDLLDHFKVDLVCHGKTEIYPDKDGSDPYAEPRRKGILRTVDSGNSLTTDAIVQRIIKNRLLFEARNQKKEAKEIAVIQAMKRQEEEKTKARVQAVL
- the LOC111579431 gene encoding guanine nucleotide-binding protein G(o) subunit alpha-like isoform X2, with the translated sequence MGVKSHKRGMFCCPNILTSPLQICMGTCLPHEITEENKKAKIQNSKIEQDLSEHARAEKNVVKILMLGTAESGKSTIVKQIKIIHSDGFSIQELMSFKPAVLDNLLTSMKIVLQGMGMLRINLANMKNKMHAQSILSCSQCLGDDQDLLPFVAHAFCSLWADQGVRAAAARGYEFELNDSALYFFENISRIIKPNYIPTETDVLRVRVRTCGIIETQFQVNEIMLRLYDVGGQRSERRKWLSCFDCIQVVLFVVALSTYDMTLLDVPSVNRLQESLELFSSICTNTVFQKTSLEQIAMWMLQPITSLPCSPHAAALASPCTTTTPPPQTPTTYSWPSTWSMTRLSRRTWQPSSCCEILLQTL